The Agrococcus sp. ProA11 genomic sequence AGCCCACCAACGACCTCGACATCGAGACGCTCGGCAGCCTGGAGAACGCGCTGCTGGAGTTCCCCGGCTGCGCCGTGGTCATCACGCACGACCGGTGGTTCTTGGACCGCATCGCGACGCACATCCTCGCGTACGAGGGCACCGACGAGGACCCGGCGCAGTGGTACTGGTTCGAGGGCAACTTCGAGTCGTACGAGCAGAACAAGATCGAGCGCCTCGGGCCGGATGCGGCGAAGCCGCACCGCTCCGCGTACCGCAAGCTCACGAGGGACTGATGCGGCTGCCGGTGCCCGTCCGGGTCCGCTGGTCGGACCTGGACGCGTACGGCCACGTCAACAACGCGGCGCTGCTGACGCTGCTCGAGGAGGCGCGAATCAGCGCCTTCTGGGCCGGTGGCCCGGACGGCTCGCCCGCCACCGCGATCATCGACGCGGGCGCCGATGCGACCAGCGTGACCGTGATCGCCCGGCAGGAGGCGGAGTACCTCGCGGAGATCCCGCATCACCGCGAGCCGATCATCGTGGAGACGTGGATCGGGCACCTCGGCGGCGCGTCGATGGACGTCTGCTACGAGGTGCGCTCGCCCGACGCCTCGCAGCTCTACGCACGCGCCCAGACGACCGTGGTGATGCTGGATGCCGCGTCGGGCGCACCGCGGCGGCTCACGGCCGACGAGCGTCGCGCGTGGGCGCCCTACGTCGAGGCTCCCGTCGCGTTCCGTCGCGGCGCGAAGCCGGCGGGGGCGTAGGCCGCGCGAGGCGTCGCGCTCGGTAGGCTGTGGGCGCAACGAGGCACCCGCAGCAAGGAGCACCACCCATGACCGACACCGTCGTCGAGACCACTGCGCAGTCGGCTGCGCCGACCGCCATCCCGCACTGGATCTCCGGTGCACGTCGTGAGGGCACGGGCCGCACCGCGCCGGTCTACAACCCCGCGATCGGTCGGGTCGTGTCGGAGGTCGGGCTCGCGAGCGCCGACGAGGTCGCCGAGGCGATCGCGACCGCGAAGGCCGCGTTCCCCGCATGGCGCGACCTCTCCATCGCGAAGCGCCAGTCGATCATGTTCCGCTTCCGCGAGCTCATCGTGCAGCGCAAGGACGAGCTCGCTTCGATCGTGACGCGTGAGCACGGCAAGGTGCACTCCGACGCGCTCGGCGAGATCGCGCGCGGCATCGAGGTCGCCGAGCTCGCCACCGCCTTCCCGCTGCTGACGAAGGGCGAGTACTCCGAGAA encodes the following:
- a CDS encoding thioesterase family protein, which encodes MRLPVPVRVRWSDLDAYGHVNNAALLTLLEEARISAFWAGGPDGSPATAIIDAGADATSVTVIARQEAEYLAEIPHHREPIIVETWIGHLGGASMDVCYEVRSPDASQLYARAQTTVVMLDAASGAPRRLTADERRAWAPYVEAPVAFRRGAKPAGA